A part of Arenicella chitinivorans genomic DNA contains:
- a CDS encoding LacI family DNA-binding transcriptional regulator — protein sequence MSDIGIKELARIAGVSTASVSRALSNPERVSKKMRDRVQAAAKRVGYQPNRLGASLRTSRSGNIVAIIPDISDTFNSGVIQSLERAAAERGYSVLFGDTQGIRERELVYGAMVRSRQADGIIVFSHRLPFTAEELQSENFKLPPLVNSCELADSPHIDTSNLPWVSIDNVQAGRDAVTHLIELGHQNIAVITGDIESPSTVQRLEGYRLALSAAGIAYREENVYQGAYTLEAGVRITKQVLLAKHRPSAIFCMSDEMAMGCVATLKEHGFGVPEDMSVVGFDDIRFAQYLSPPLTTIAQPVEAIGRTCANILIDLIEDIAEPESKHILPHKLVVRSSATTPR from the coding sequence ATGTCCGATATTGGAATTAAAGAACTCGCACGCATTGCAGGCGTCTCCACCGCCTCGGTTTCCCGTGCACTGAGCAACCCAGAACGGGTCTCCAAGAAAATGCGGGATCGGGTTCAGGCCGCCGCCAAACGCGTGGGCTACCAACCCAACCGCCTGGGTGCCAGCCTACGCACTTCTCGTTCAGGTAATATCGTTGCCATCATTCCCGACATTAGCGATACTTTCAATTCCGGCGTAATTCAATCTTTAGAGCGCGCCGCAGCAGAGCGCGGTTACTCTGTACTATTTGGCGACACACAGGGAATTCGCGAGCGCGAATTGGTTTATGGTGCCATGGTCCGCTCACGGCAAGCTGATGGCATTATTGTGTTCTCGCATCGCCTGCCTTTTACGGCAGAAGAACTGCAATCCGAAAATTTCAAATTACCGCCGCTGGTGAACTCTTGCGAACTCGCGGACTCACCACACATCGACACATCCAATTTGCCCTGGGTATCGATTGATAATGTCCAGGCTGGACGCGATGCGGTCACACACCTGATCGAATTAGGACATCAGAACATTGCGGTTATCACGGGCGACATTGAATCCCCCAGCACGGTACAACGACTAGAAGGATATCGATTGGCGCTCAGTGCGGCAGGGATCGCCTACCGCGAAGAGAACGTTTATCAGGGTGCGTACACACTCGAAGCTGGTGTGCGTATCACCAAGCAAGTCTTGTTAGCCAAACATCGACCCTCAGCAATTTTTTGCATGTCTGACGAAATGGCAATGGGCTGTGTCGCCACGTTGAAAGAACACGGTTTCGGAGTACCTGAGGATATGTCCGTCGTAGGCTTCGACGACATTCGCTTTGCGCAGTATTTATCCCCGCCCCTCACCACCATCGCGCAGCCGGTGGAAGCCATTGGCCGGACCTGCGCCAACATCCTGATCGATTTAATCGAGGACATTGCGGAACCAGAATCTAAGCACATTTTACCGCACAAACTGGTCGTGCGATCCAGCGCGACTACCCCAAGATAA
- a CDS encoding long-chain-fatty-acid--CoA ligase translates to MQGLMMGDQLTITALMKHGRAINGDSKIVSITHDNPRHEYTQSECYDRAAQLANALKRLGVEQGQTVGTLAWNDYRHMEIYYGVACCGSVCHTINPRLFPEQLVYIINHAEDQLLMVDPMFVPLIEAIADSIPHVKGVVVMASEETMPDTKLENVYCYETLLAQEGSDYRWPDLDENTACSLCYTSGTTGNPKGVLYSHRSLVLQSYACCLGDGMGLTAHDVALPIVPMFHVNAWNMPYSAALAGFTLVFPGSKMGDGETLQRLIEEEGVKYAVGVPTVWLALLNYLKESGKTVPSLERVGVGGSACPLSIMHDFEKNHGVTTVTGWGMTEMAPLGTFNAPKHPRDYYSDEEYDKLRVRAGRPVFGVSMKIVDDKNNELPWDGVAFGALKVKGPWVVERYYKHSETAMDDDGWFDTGDVASINPDGNMMITDRTKDVIKSGGEWISSIDLENCAVAHPEVAEAAVIGIAHPKWDERPLLVIVRTAGSSASGDDILQFMDGKVAKWWMPNEVAFVDELPHTATGKIHKMKLREQFAEYRFADES, encoded by the coding sequence ATGCAAGGCTTAATGATGGGCGATCAGTTGACCATTACTGCACTAATGAAACATGGCCGTGCCATTAATGGCGACAGTAAAATCGTCTCAATTACGCACGATAACCCGCGCCATGAATACACCCAGTCAGAGTGTTATGATCGCGCTGCACAGCTAGCAAACGCATTGAAGAGACTCGGCGTCGAGCAAGGCCAAACGGTAGGGACTCTGGCATGGAACGATTACCGCCATATGGAGATCTACTATGGTGTGGCTTGTTGTGGTTCAGTTTGCCACACCATTAATCCACGCTTGTTTCCCGAACAACTGGTGTACATCATTAATCACGCTGAAGACCAATTGTTAATGGTTGACCCCATGTTCGTACCGCTGATCGAAGCAATTGCGGATTCCATCCCGCACGTCAAAGGCGTCGTGGTGATGGCCAGCGAAGAGACCATGCCAGACACCAAGCTGGAGAATGTGTATTGCTATGAAACCCTGTTAGCCCAAGAGGGCTCAGACTACCGCTGGCCTGATCTGGATGAAAATACGGCATGTTCATTGTGTTATACCTCGGGTACGACGGGTAACCCCAAGGGAGTGCTTTACTCACACCGATCGTTGGTCTTGCAGTCTTACGCTTGTTGTTTAGGCGACGGTATGGGGCTTACTGCCCATGACGTGGCTTTACCTATCGTTCCGATGTTCCATGTAAATGCGTGGAATATGCCTTACTCAGCCGCGTTGGCTGGTTTTACGCTGGTCTTTCCAGGGTCCAAGATGGGTGACGGTGAAACCTTGCAGCGCTTGATTGAAGAGGAAGGCGTAAAGTATGCAGTCGGTGTGCCGACTGTGTGGTTGGCATTGCTGAACTACCTTAAAGAGTCCGGTAAGACCGTGCCGTCATTAGAGCGTGTAGGTGTTGGTGGCTCTGCATGTCCATTGAGCATTATGCATGACTTTGAAAAAAATCATGGTGTAACCACCGTGACTGGTTGGGGAATGACTGAAATGGCGCCGCTAGGTACATTTAATGCCCCTAAGCATCCGCGCGACTACTACAGCGATGAAGAGTATGACAAGCTGAGGGTCCGTGCGGGCCGACCGGTGTTCGGCGTCTCGATGAAGATTGTCGATGACAAGAATAACGAGTTGCCCTGGGACGGCGTTGCATTTGGTGCGTTAAAGGTGAAGGGGCCTTGGGTAGTCGAGCGCTATTACAAGCATTCCGAAACCGCGATGGATGACGACGGGTGGTTTGACACGGGTGATGTTGCCAGTATTAATCCAGATGGCAACATGATGATTACTGACCGCACCAAGGACGTGATCAAGTCTGGCGGCGAGTGGATTTCGTCGATCGACTTGGAGAACTGTGCTGTGGCGCACCCAGAGGTGGCCGAGGCTGCGGTAATCGGTATTGCGCACCCGAAGTGGGATGAGCGCCCCTTGCTGGTCATTGTACGAACCGCCGGTTCGTCGGCTTCTGGTGACGACATCTTGCAATTTATGGATGGTAAAGTTGCCAAGTGGTGGATGCCGAATGAGGTTGCCTTCGTGGACGAGCTGCCGCATACGGCGACCGGTAAGATCCACAAAATGAAATTACGTGAGCAATTCGCAGAGTATCGGTTTGCCGATGAGTCTTAA
- a CDS encoding SxtJ family membrane protein, with translation MPIEKSHTPAAAPKPLENRTFGLIFAGIFLVITLFPLLSGNAPRMWSLYVSGGFSALAILLPVALTPLNFAFQKFGMLMHKITNPILMGLVFFLTVLPTGLVLKVLGKDPMRRKLDANAETYWIKREQHLINKESFDNQF, from the coding sequence ATGCCAATAGAAAAATCGCACACACCTGCTGCAGCACCCAAGCCGCTCGAGAACCGTACTTTCGGACTCATATTTGCCGGGATTTTTTTGGTGATTACCTTGTTTCCGTTGCTGAGCGGCAACGCGCCGCGTATGTGGTCGCTCTATGTTTCGGGCGGATTTTCCGCCCTCGCAATCCTGTTGCCTGTCGCATTGACACCACTGAATTTTGCCTTTCAAAAATTTGGCATGCTGATGCATAAAATCACCAACCCGATCCTTATGGGGCTGGTGTTTTTTCTCACTGTCTTACCAACCGGGTTGGTACTCAAGGTTTTAGGTAAAGACCCCATGCGTCGCAAACTGGACGCCAATGCAGAAACTTACTGGATCAAGCGTGAGCAGCACTTGATCAATAAAGAGTCGTTTGACAACCAGTTTTAA
- a CDS encoding DUF5989 family protein: MELLRELWKFMKVRKKFWLLPILVFALLLGGLVIFAQGSSLAPFIYTLF, from the coding sequence TTGGAATTACTCAGAGAATTATGGAAGTTTATGAAGGTCAGAAAAAAGTTCTGGCTGCTCCCTATTCTGGTCTTTGCGTTGCTATTAGGCGGCTTGGTGATTTTTGCCCAAGGCTCCTCGCTCGCACCGTTCATTTACACGTTATTCTAA
- a CDS encoding carbamoyltransferase family protein, with protein MIILGISAFYHDSAAAIIDDEKIIAAAQEERFTRIKHDSAFPINAVEYCLEEAGITLNDVGNVVFFEKPFVKFERLLETYVAFAPRGFQSFRSALPLWIKEKLFQKKIIREAMTHLGTDYDWEQRLKFSEHHLSHAASAFYPSPFEEAIVLTLDGVGEWVTTSMAIGRGKQLEVVKEIHFPHSLGLLYSAVTYYTGFRVNSGEYKVMGLAPYGDPKYKDLILEHIIDVKEDGSYRLDQSYFNYCTGLTMTNNKFAKLFGRPARVPEDELEQFHMDVAASVQAVTEEIVLKLAKSLAAETGIRNICLAGGVALNCVANGKLQRSGLFDGVWIQPAAGDAGGALGAAQALAHIYHDVPRTAHKNDNMQGSYLGKEFSNDEIRQRLTASGAHFTEFPDAEAMIDAAANALANEQVLGWFQGRMEFGPRALGGRSILGDPRSPAMQKNLNLKIKYRESFRPFAPSILAEKVHDFFELNGPSPYMLLVDAVQKNKRLTMTDAQQKLFGIDKLNVPRSEIPAVTHVDYSARIQTVHKATNPKYHQLISAFEAKTGCPLVVNTSFNVRGEPIVGSPEDAFNCFMGTEMDVLAIGNFVLHKKDQNPDLAKDYKNEFTLD; from the coding sequence ATGATCATTCTGGGAATCTCCGCGTTCTATCACGACAGCGCGGCTGCCATCATTGATGACGAAAAGATCATCGCCGCTGCACAAGAGGAGCGCTTCACGCGAATTAAGCATGACAGCGCATTCCCGATTAATGCGGTGGAATACTGTTTGGAAGAAGCGGGAATTACGCTAAACGACGTCGGCAATGTGGTTTTTTTCGAGAAGCCATTCGTTAAATTCGAGCGCCTTCTCGAAACCTACGTTGCCTTCGCGCCACGTGGCTTTCAATCATTCCGCTCCGCACTTCCCCTGTGGATCAAAGAAAAGCTGTTTCAGAAGAAAATCATTCGCGAAGCCATGACACATCTTGGCACGGACTACGATTGGGAGCAGCGGCTAAAATTCTCAGAGCACCATTTGAGTCATGCCGCCAGCGCCTTTTACCCTTCCCCTTTCGAGGAAGCGATCGTGCTCACATTGGACGGCGTTGGTGAATGGGTGACCACCTCAATGGCAATCGGGCGCGGTAAACAATTGGAGGTGGTCAAAGAGATTCACTTTCCACACTCACTCGGACTGCTTTATTCGGCTGTCACATACTACACTGGATTTCGTGTCAATTCAGGCGAATACAAAGTCATGGGGCTTGCACCTTACGGCGACCCTAAATACAAAGACCTTATCCTTGAGCACATTATCGACGTCAAGGAAGATGGCTCGTACCGGCTAGATCAGAGTTACTTTAACTACTGTACCGGTCTGACTATGACCAACAACAAGTTCGCCAAACTTTTTGGCCGGCCAGCACGTGTCCCGGAAGACGAACTTGAACAGTTTCATATGGATGTCGCCGCTTCGGTTCAAGCGGTCACAGAAGAAATTGTGCTCAAACTTGCCAAGTCGCTGGCCGCTGAAACCGGAATCAGAAATATATGCTTGGCCGGAGGCGTTGCCCTAAACTGCGTGGCCAACGGAAAACTGCAACGTTCGGGGCTGTTTGACGGCGTTTGGATTCAACCTGCCGCCGGCGATGCTGGTGGCGCATTGGGCGCGGCCCAAGCGTTGGCTCACATCTACCATGATGTACCTCGCACAGCGCATAAAAATGACAATATGCAAGGCAGCTACCTTGGTAAAGAATTTAGCAATGATGAAATCCGCCAACGCCTGACTGCGTCCGGCGCTCATTTTACCGAGTTCCCTGACGCAGAAGCCATGATCGATGCAGCAGCGAACGCCTTGGCTAATGAGCAGGTTCTAGGTTGGTTTCAAGGTCGCATGGAGTTTGGGCCACGTGCGCTTGGCGGGCGTTCTATTCTGGGCGACCCTCGCTCACCAGCGATGCAAAAGAACCTCAACCTAAAAATCAAATATCGCGAATCGTTCCGCCCTTTCGCTCCATCGATTCTGGCTGAAAAAGTCCATGATTTCTTTGAATTAAACGGTCCCAGCCCGTATATGCTGTTGGTTGATGCGGTACAGAAGAATAAGCGGCTGACGATGACGGACGCACAACAAAAGCTATTCGGTATCGACAAACTGAACGTTCCGCGATCTGAGATCCCTGCCGTCACACACGTGGACTACTCAGCACGCATTCAAACCGTTCACAAAGCAACTAACCCAAAATACCATCAACTGATCAGCGCATTTGAAGCCAAAACCGGATGCCCATTGGTGGTAAATACCAGCTTTAATGTACGCGGCGAACCGATCGTTGGTTCACCGGAAGACGCATTCAACTGTTTTATGGGGACCGAAATGGATGTGCTGGCGATTGGTAACTTTGTGTTACACAAGAAAGATCAGAACCCGGATCTCGCAAAAGACTACAAAAACGAGTTTACATTGGATTAA
- a CDS encoding RNA polymerase sigma factor: protein MKTLEEAVLVELAVSENDQRAYAELVNRHQSNLRYSMRQLTNWNEALADDLTQDTFIQAFKELHRFRKEAKFSSWLYRIGYNVFLQYVRKKQLDTQSIDDDPYIANQVADPRQGDETSALHQKVAKLLSMLEPERRSVLHLFLHRQNTQQEISDIMGIPLGTVKTHINRGRSALQQSLQGWQEKTL from the coding sequence GTGAAAACCCTGGAAGAAGCTGTGTTGGTCGAGCTTGCGGTAAGCGAGAACGACCAGCGCGCGTACGCAGAACTGGTGAACCGACACCAATCTAATCTGCGTTATTCGATGCGCCAGTTAACAAACTGGAATGAAGCGCTTGCGGACGATTTAACGCAAGATACTTTTATCCAGGCGTTTAAAGAGTTGCACCGATTTCGAAAAGAAGCCAAGTTCTCCAGTTGGCTTTATCGAATTGGCTACAACGTGTTTTTGCAATATGTGCGCAAAAAACAACTGGACACACAATCGATCGACGATGATCCATACATCGCTAACCAGGTTGCCGATCCAAGGCAGGGGGATGAAACCTCTGCCCTACACCAAAAGGTTGCCAAATTGTTATCTATGTTGGAGCCAGAACGACGCTCCGTGCTACACTTATTCCTACATAGACAGAATACGCAACAAGAAATTTCAGATATCATGGGTATCCCATTGGGTACCGTGAAAACGCATATTAACCGTGGCCGGTCTGCGCTGCAGCAGAGTCTGCAGGGCTGGCAGGAGAAAACCCTATGA
- a CDS encoding DUF6249 domain-containing protein, translated as MKNTLTTFSLALMMSISSFAFAQAADNQGVVEQSVETTVNLKDEDGKLRIGIEIDGDEELTSDEKFAAARKAIRENFGEEVVNDLEADISRLSNEDKEKIVKAIEDGITFDLNGSDMPVGAVIVATLAVLLIFGMPVFIVLLVLWFGHKKRRQRVELVNRFLDSGKEVPPEVLHTIDVDGGNSLRRGIMLTGIGAGIVAAFNVVGDSDIAGFGLIPLFIGIARLVYWYIAERKEGTQ; from the coding sequence ATGAAAAACACACTTACTACCTTCTCTCTGGCGTTAATGATGAGTATTTCATCATTTGCCTTTGCGCAGGCGGCCGATAACCAAGGCGTGGTTGAGCAATCGGTCGAAACCACAGTTAACCTGAAGGACGAAGACGGTAAATTACGTATTGGTATCGAAATTGACGGCGACGAAGAATTAACCTCGGATGAAAAGTTCGCCGCCGCCCGAAAAGCGATTCGTGAAAACTTTGGGGAAGAGGTGGTCAATGACCTTGAAGCCGACATTTCACGTTTGTCGAACGAAGACAAAGAAAAAATTGTTAAAGCCATTGAAGATGGCATCACCTTTGACTTGAATGGGAGTGACATGCCGGTCGGCGCAGTAATCGTCGCGACTCTCGCTGTGCTGCTCATTTTTGGTATGCCGGTCTTTATTGTGCTGCTGGTACTTTGGTTCGGCCACAAGAAGCGTCGACAGCGCGTGGAGCTAGTGAATCGCTTCTTAGATTCTGGTAAAGAAGTGCCGCCAGAAGTATTGCATACAATCGATGTGGACGGCGGGAACTCTCTGCGCAGAGGGATCATGCTGACCGGTATTGGTGCGGGTATCGTCGCGGCCTTTAATGTGGTTGGTGACAGCGACATCGCTGGATTTGGATTGATACCACTGTTTATTGGTATTGCTCGACTGGTGTATTGGTATATCGCAGAGCGTAAAGAGGGCACGCAGTAA